A genomic window from Halorubrum trapanicum includes:
- a CDS encoding 2-oxoacid:ferredoxin oxidoreductase subunit beta: MSSEIRFTDFKSDKQPTWCPGCGDFGTMNGMMKALAETGNDPDNTFVVAGIGCSGKIGTYMHSYALHGVHGRALPVGTGVKMARPDIEVMVAGGDGDGYSIGAGHFVHAVRRNVDMTYVVMDNRIYGLTKGQASPTSREDFETSTSPEGPKQPPVNPHALALASGATFIAQSFSSDALRHQEIIQEAIEHDGFGFVNVYSPCVTFNDVDTYDYFRDSLVDLKEEDHDPTDREDAKDVILDNEKEHQGVIYKDESSVPYHEQHGVDEDMSVIPDGAPEGATDLVREFY, translated from the coding sequence ATGAGCTCAGAGATTCGATTCACCGACTTCAAGTCCGACAAGCAGCCGACGTGGTGCCCGGGATGCGGCGACTTCGGGACGATGAACGGCATGATGAAGGCGCTGGCGGAGACGGGCAACGACCCCGACAACACCTTCGTCGTCGCCGGCATCGGCTGTTCCGGCAAGATCGGCACGTACATGCACAGCTACGCGCTCCACGGCGTTCACGGGCGCGCGCTCCCAGTCGGGACCGGCGTCAAGATGGCCCGGCCCGACATCGAAGTGATGGTCGCCGGCGGCGACGGCGACGGCTACTCCATCGGCGCGGGCCACTTCGTCCACGCCGTCCGACGCAACGTCGACATGACGTACGTCGTGATGGACAACCGCATCTACGGACTGACGAAGGGGCAGGCCTCGCCCACCTCGCGCGAGGACTTCGAGACCTCGACGAGCCCCGAGGGCCCCAAACAGCCCCCGGTGAACCCGCACGCGCTGGCGCTCGCCTCCGGCGCGACGTTCATCGCCCAGTCGTTCTCTTCGGACGCGCTCCGCCACCAGGAGATCATCCAGGAGGCCATCGAGCACGACGGGTTCGGCTTCGTCAACGTCTATTCCCCCTGCGTCACCTTCAACGACGTCGACACGTACGACTACTTCCGCGACTCGCTGGTCGACCTCAAGGAGGAGGACCACGACCCGACCGACCGCGAGGACGCGAAGGACGTCATCCTCGACAACGAGAAGGAACATCAGGGCGTCATCTACAAGGACGAGTCGTCGGTGCCGTACCACGAACAGCACGGCGTCGACGAGGACATGTCCGTCATCCCGGACGGCGCCCCCGAGGGGGCGACCGACCTCGTCCGCGAGTTCTACTGA
- a CDS encoding 2-oxoacid:acceptor oxidoreductase subunit alpha — MAADFNWAVGGEAGDGIDSTGKIFAQALSRAGRHVFTSKDFASRIRGGYTAYKVRTSVDKVQSVVDRLDVLIALTPRTIEENLDELHEGSVIIYDGERTTMQDVEIPEGMIGLDVPLKSLAEEAGGAIMRNVVALGAACEVADFPIENLDSALEKRFKDKGQKLVDNNKEAARAGQSHVADEYDHEFDYSLETTDEDYVLLNGDEAIGMGAIAAGCRFYAGYPITPATDVMTYLTGRIERYGGHVVQAEDELSAINMALGAARGGARAMTATSGPGIDLMTETFGLIATSETPLVICNVMRSGPSTGMPTKQEQGDLNQMLYGGHGEVPRFVLAPTTIDECFWKTVEAFNLAEKYQLPVYLTADLSMAVTEQTFSPETFDMDEVEVDRGNVVDETTIDDHTSESGGFQPHEITDDGISPRAFPGTADGAHMSTGLEHDEQGRRTEDTDMRVAQVDKRNRKVETAREREDWSPREFGAEDADTLVVTWGSNEGALAEAVEFLEEDGLDVRVLSVPYVFPRPDLSEDVAAAERTVVVECNEQGQFADLVEHDVLERVDRVNKYNGVRFKADELAAEIKSTLEAGVEA, encoded by the coding sequence ATGGCCGCGGATTTCAACTGGGCTGTCGGCGGAGAGGCCGGCGACGGCATCGACTCGACGGGGAAGATCTTCGCACAGGCGCTTTCCCGCGCGGGTCGGCACGTGTTCACGTCGAAGGACTTCGCATCGCGGATCCGAGGCGGGTACACCGCCTACAAGGTGCGGACCTCCGTCGACAAGGTACAGAGCGTCGTTGACCGACTCGACGTGCTCATCGCGTTGACCCCCCGGACGATCGAGGAGAACCTCGACGAGCTCCACGAGGGGTCGGTGATCATCTACGACGGCGAGCGGACCACGATGCAGGACGTCGAAATCCCCGAGGGGATGATCGGGCTCGATGTGCCCCTCAAGAGCCTCGCCGAGGAGGCCGGCGGGGCGATCATGCGGAACGTCGTCGCGCTCGGCGCCGCCTGCGAGGTGGCGGATTTCCCCATCGAGAACCTCGATTCGGCGCTGGAGAAGCGGTTCAAGGACAAGGGACAGAAGCTCGTCGACAACAACAAGGAGGCGGCCCGCGCGGGCCAGTCGCACGTCGCCGACGAGTACGACCACGAGTTCGACTACTCGCTGGAGACCACCGACGAGGACTACGTCCTCCTCAACGGCGACGAGGCGATCGGTATGGGCGCCATCGCGGCCGGCTGCCGCTTCTACGCCGGCTACCCGATTACGCCCGCGACCGACGTGATGACGTACCTCACCGGCCGCATCGAGCGGTACGGCGGTCACGTCGTTCAGGCGGAAGACGAGCTGTCGGCGATCAACATGGCGCTGGGCGCGGCCCGCGGCGGCGCCCGCGCGATGACGGCGACCTCCGGGCCGGGGATCGACCTGATGACGGAGACGTTCGGGCTCATCGCCACCTCGGAGACGCCCCTCGTCATCTGTAACGTGATGCGCTCGGGCCCCTCGACGGGGATGCCGACGAAACAGGAGCAGGGCGACCTGAACCAGATGCTGTACGGCGGCCACGGCGAGGTCCCGCGGTTCGTCCTCGCGCCGACGACGATCGACGAGTGCTTCTGGAAGACGGTCGAGGCGTTCAACCTCGCCGAGAAGTACCAGCTCCCCGTCTACCTCACCGCCGACCTCTCGATGGCGGTCACCGAGCAGACGTTCTCCCCGGAGACCTTCGACATGGACGAGGTGGAGGTCGACCGCGGCAACGTCGTCGACGAGACGACGATCGACGACCACACCAGCGAGTCGGGCGGCTTTCAGCCCCACGAGATCACCGACGACGGGATCTCGCCGCGGGCGTTCCCCGGCACGGCCGACGGCGCGCACATGTCCACCGGCCTCGAACACGACGAGCAGGGGCGCCGGACCGAGGACACCGACATGCGCGTCGCGCAGGTCGACAAGCGAAACCGGAAGGTGGAGACGGCCCGCGAGCGCGAGGACTGGAGCCCGCGCGAGTTCGGCGCCGAGGACGCCGACACCCTCGTGGTCACGTGGGGGTCGAACGAGGGCGCGCTCGCCGAGGCGGTCGAGTTCCTCGAAGAGGACGGACTGGACGTACGGGTCCTCTCGGTCCCGTACGTCTTCCCGCGGCCGGACCTCTCCGAGGACGTCGCGGCGGCCGAGCGAACGGTCGTCGTCGAGTGTAACGAACAGGGGCAGTTCGCGGACCTCGTCGAGCACGACGTGCTCGAACGGGTCGACCGCGTGAACAAGTACAACGGCGTGCGGTTCAAGGCCGACGAACTCGCAGCGGAGATCAAGTCGACCCTCGAAGCGGGGGTGGAGGCGTAA